AGCCTAGTCCCCAAAAGATTATCACATATACTGACAAAATAGAAGATAACTCTGAACCTAAAGTCGATGAAAATGAGGCCTCAAAGAAATCCATTCCCAAAATGACTGGAATTTTTGACTCTGGAGAGGACCTGAAGACCATTAATCATGACCAACCTAGTCCCCAAAAGATTATCACTTATACTGATAAAATGGAAGATGATGTCTCACAGAATATTAAATCTAATCCTCTCATGGCTGGTACTTCGGAATCAAAAGAGGACTTGAATACTGTTGATCCTGACCAGCCAGGAGTTCAGAATATGTTACATTCTTCCCCTATAGAAAATGAAACCATTACACCTAAAAAATTGCCGTTAACAGAAGTCTTGGAGTTTGGAACAGCTGGAAGTGGATGTGGAAAAGTTCAGAGTAGCCTAATCAATGAGGTCTCTCAAAATTACCCAGAACCTCCTGAAGGTGAAGTATTGGATAAAGACGGAGATCTTGACAAAAATATGACCACTTTTGTAACTTTAGAACATGAAGCCTGTCCAGATGAAGCCTCTCCAACTCAACAGTCACCTTTAACAGAAGTCTTGGAGTTTGGAACAGCTGGAAGTGGATGTGGAAAAATTCAGAGTAGCCTAATCGATGAGGTCTCTCAAAATTACCCAGAACTTCCTGAAGGTGAAGTATTGGATAAAGACGGAGATCTTGACAAAAATATGACCACTTTTGTAACTTTAGAACATGAAGCCTGTCCAGATGAAGCCTCTCCAACTCAACAGTCACCTTTAACAGAAGTCTTGGAGTTTGGAACAGCTGGAAGTGGATGTGGAAAAGTTCAGAGTAGCCTAATCAATGAGGTCTCTCAAAATTACCCAGAACCTCCTGAAGGTGAAGTATTGGATAAAGACGGAGATCTTGACAAAAATATGACCACTTTTGTAACTTTAGAACATGAAGCCTGTCCAGATGAAGCCTCTCCAACTCCACAGTCTCCTTTAACAGAAGTCTTGGAGTTTGGAACAAGTGGAAGTGGATGTGGAAAAATTCAGAGTAGCTCAATCAATGATGATCCCTCTCAAACATATCCACAGTTTCTAATGGATGGAGAGATCGAAAAGGACAAAGAAAGTTTGGAAAATGAAAAAGAGCATAGCGTATTGAAAGAAAAGATTGCTTCTTTGGATGTGGAAGATACAGGAGAACTGCTTGTTGATGAGAGAAAAGACCAAAATGAGGTTTTGATTTCTGCTTTAGAAAAAAGTGAACATCCAAGTTCCAAAAAGTCAGATGAAGATAAATCAGTCATGCAACAAAGGAGAGTTGGTGATATTAAACTCTTGTGGGAAGGAGTTGGGGCTTCTCCAGATGCAGCCAAACAGCCAGTCTTGAGCAATACCAAACATACTTTCAGCCCAGTTGATTTATTGGTTACTCCAAAAAGCAGTTCTTTAGATGTCAAAGACCAGAACGTCACAAGCCTTGTGACTTTTAAAAAAGTGATAGTAGAGGATGAGGAAGATCCCATGTACCCTGTCAATCAACTGAAATCCTTTTGGGAAAATGAGAAGAACAAAAACACAATGAAGGATAAGCCTGATAGAGAATCTATGATTAATGAAGGTCGGAGTGATGACAAAGGGGCAACTTCGGAGGATCCTAGATCAAAGTTCAAAAAATGGCACACTATTCATAATTTTTTTAATGAAGATAAATCTATTGATCTCATTAGGAAAATTCCTGGAAGAAGTATTTCACTTGGTGACAGTGCAAACGAAAGTCTAAAAGACCACATAAAACCTGCATCCTTCCAAAATTTAAAACATTTCTGGACTACATCAAGTAAGctagacaataaaaaaaataatcaagcCCTTCCTGAAAATACAAAGAACCAGTTTGGTTCCAATCCTGACATAAGAAGTAAAGAATCCTTTGTATCGAGAGCTAAAGGTAGACTAGCAGCAAAGAGTTTGCAGGACATCCGAGAAGATCCCTCATCTGTTAAtcaatattacatgtataatgcagAACCTTTCACCAGAAAATTTATCAAAGGAAATGGTCAAAACGAATATACCCAGAATGCAGTTAATGGAATTAAAACTGAAAAAAATTCTAGTAGCGTTATTGGAGGAAACTATAAACTTGGGAAACCAATAAGTTCAATAAATGTAATAGCTCAAGAAAGTTCATTACCCTCTAACCATTCAAAAACCGATACAATTCCTGATAATTGTGAAAGCAAACAAGATCCTGGGATAGCTGAAGAAAAACAAAAGGCGTTAACAGATATTGAAAAATCAGTTGctccaaaaaaaagtgaaattagcTTAAAGTTAAAAACCTTACAGCATGAGGAACAGTCTACAAATTTTAATATGCCAGATAAAGGGCCGCAAGCCACAATTTTTGAAAATTATCCGAAAGATAACACTGTTTACAGAGATGAAGAAAATGGGGAAATAAATGAAAAGGGCCGAAAAATGTTTCTTGTCAAACAAAATGGATTTGATTCTTGCTCGCCTGCGTTTTCTAATGTATCTGGTTCTCCGCGACAAAATGAGGAAAACCTTTCAGAAAAAGAGCCTATTGGAAATGAACAAATATCTGACTCGAGTGAGGTGGTTAATGAGCATATTGAAAAAACAGCCATTCCACTCAACAGGGACCTATGTGACTTtgataaaaaattacaaaatctaTACAATGAATCTTTGAATTTGGATGACTCGCAAACTGGATATCTGACGGAgccaaaatatatgtatataaatgagCCTGATGAAAATTTTAGCAAAGTCCTGGCAATTTCTTCAGACAAAAATATCCAAAGTTATGGAGGAGAAAAAAGCCACCAACCTATAATAGTCAATATTTCATCAACAAAAACAGAGATCGGTAACGAGGCCTTATCCAAGTCAGAGCCAGATAGTCCCACAGAAACTAGTTTGATTAAGAGTTCACCTTCTGCTGAAATCCCCATGGAACTTGGTCATTTAAAGCAAAAAGTTGATGTAAGTCCCAGTGAAGCCACAAATACAACTTCTGAAGAACCTACATCTGAACTCATGGGTTCTTTAGCCAGAGACCCTGAGGTAGAAGAGTTCTCATCAGAACCAAATTATTCCAAGGTTACGGCTTCTCAACCAGAAAAGATAAATAAAAAAGAGATAACTGAAATAATTGAGATGCCAGTTATTCTACATAGAACGCATTCTAATTATTTTGACGAGAAACTAAAACAATTGTATGAAGAATCTCAAAATTCTGAGAGTAATCTTAAGGAGACCACAGATTGTGATGCTGTTGCCAAGAATAATGAGAATGTTGGAGAACCAAATAAAGACAATGTTTATTTGTATTCCACTGAGCCAAAGAAAACCTTTCTTGAATCGTCTAATAGAATCCTGAAGTCTTCTCAGACTGTATTATCTGATCGAGAAACACTGACTGATGAAAGTGCTCCTTCTAGGTCTCAAGCTCTGGATATTTTGGTGCCCACAGTGAATGAAACCATTGAGAAAACCATAGCACCAACAAGAATATCAGCTGTTAAAGGCTTTGAAGAACATAAAAAAGAGGTCCTAAATGAGGAAGAAGGGGGACTCGTAGGAAATGTCACTTCTGATCACGTGGCAATTAATAAGTCGCCTTCCAAGCTAAGTGATCTAGCATTGGAGAAATATAGTGTTTCTGAAGGCTTTccaagagaaaaagacactgcgcAAGAAGCGACTGAAGCTCCCAGATATGAAGAACATCAAGAAGTACCTTCAGAAACTAGCATAACCTTCATGTCTGATaggcagagcacacctgtgaaagaCAAAAATGGCTCCTTACGGAGAAGTACATTGGAACTCTATCTTGAGACTCCGTATCGAAGAGAAATATCAAAAAGTATAGATGTTGACTTTTCTGGATATGTTCCTTCAGAGGTCAACAAATGTAGGTTTGATGTAGCATAATTATTTGATTTGGTAAAGTTCTGTTTGTCTAGTTGTAACTTTGcaatttttttcagattttctggTAGGGTTGATATTTTATTTACCGTTTTCATGCCCTTTATCAACTATTTGTTTACAACAAGTAATTACTTGTAATAATGACCATTGTTGTGTGCATTTTCAGACATTTTGATATGACCGATTTCAAACCATTTAGAAAATGTTGCACTGGTTTATCAATTAATCATAAATTTCCTTACGATAATTCACTGAGCTTTAGGGAAGAGTCAGATGGCCATTTAACTCGGACGGGGATCGCAATGCAATGCTttgactggccggtggctctcccgacctgagtaatggcatgtatttttatgcagccaTCACACTCTGGTAGGAAGAGCCGCTGCTCAGTCCAGGCACTGTGTTGTGATCCCCGTCTGAGTTATACGGTCGTCTGACTCCTTCCATTAATGATGTGTGTTCTGTttttattcccttttttttttgccgaCAAAGGTATACAAACCATAGGGAAACCATGCCATAACAAGAAGCAAAATATCTACTCTACTCATTGGATTATCTACTCTACTCATTGGATAATCTACTGTAAAGGGTTTTGTTCTTATTTTTTGgtgccttaaaaaaaataaaaaatacttaagGTTGCTAAAGGGTGTAAActaacaaattatttttttctttccgcGTGactgccatttttttcagaattcTCTCTTGTTAAGAGTATATTGGATATTTTCTGTTGGATATTGGAACTTTTTTTTGTACAGTGCTCACGTACTTTGTTTTATAACAGGTATGGATGAATCGCACCCCATTTTGAACGCATTGAAAAGGAGCGCAGCTAAAACGCTTAACTCCAAAGCTGTACAGGAAGTTTCCCCCACAAGTACAAGTGAGGATGTAGCATGTCCGCTGCCTCTTAAGGCCAAATTAAACCAGCTAACATGCTCTATATCCGTTACACTAACCGCTTTGTGGAAGTCCAGGATTCTCATGAGGTCATTCCTTGTTGAGCCTCCTGACCTCTACACTTTGATGTCACCAGAGATTTTGGCAATGAAAATTAGTCACACAAGTATACAAAGGATATACATTATCTAGTATTGCCTTATAGCCATTACCTCTGATCACATTTGTAAAAACTGCTTAAATTTTGCATGTTGGAAGTTAAAACTTTACGGAAAAACATTTTGACATTTTCTCAATGAGTTGCCAACATGGACAACGGTGTCTATAGGAAAAGGTTAATTAATGTGCATATGGGTGCAAAGAGATACCATTAAAAATGGGGGATCTCTACTTATGATGGTTCATGCCCCTTGCTATTTGCCCTATTCAATTCTTAAATCGCCCTTCCTACACTCGTTTGGAGTGACGGGCTTTTTGAACTAGGCCATCTCCCTTTCCTTTCTTGTTAGTGAATATAGATTTGTTAATTaccttttatttattttcttctacACTGTCTGTTAGCCAAATTCACAAATAACCCTCATATATTTTTCCTATTTACATTTTTAATTTGCTGACTTGCTAAGCCACAACTGTGATTCTCTCACAAATTAATTGTAAAATACAAAGTTTGGGTTTCACaatttacatttttaaatttttgttaATTCCTTGTCCAAAAAGTTTATCAAGGGTGCGATTTGTTGAGAAAATGTCTAATGACTTATTTTGGACCTGCATGACTACTACCTTGTGAAAAACTAACCTTTTGTTCCACTTTcatttatgtatttttattttttgcaagactTAAGGTATAATAACAATATGAGCTGTATATTTGAGCATGAAATTTGTTTCTGTCCCAAATGTTAGTTTGACAGAAATCTGCCATTCTAACGGACCTCTTCAAACCAGGGCATTGGTATAATAGACTAAGATAAGTAAGAGTGtaaggttctttttaaaggttacCTAAACTTTTGATTTGTTATATCTATGGTTTGGATTAATCTGTGTGGGCCTGAGTACTGACACCTCCCACAATTGATCGCTGAAACAAAGGGGCAGAGGTGTGCAGCTGATCAACAGAATATGAGTAGCATGCGTACTAATCATTTTGAAAGTTACTTGCTATAGCTGATCACAATTTTCTTTTCCTTAAGTTTAGCTGCTCTTTCAGGGACTTTTCGCTCTCATAAATGTATTCATCTGTGGTCCCGAACGCTAGGCTAACGTATTGGCACTCCTTGATTTGCTGACTTCAAAGTGTTCTGCCCCCCAAAACAAtggcgtaacttgaagcttgtggacTCCCAACTATGGGACTTGTAATAGTATTGGTGTTCTTCTACAAGCTAAAGTAAACTTTTGAGCTCCTCGAGACTCTAGGACCTTGTGCACTCCAACTCCTAACTGTCCCAGTCATATACAGTCCAGTCCTCGAGAACATGTGCACGAGTGGAAAGGTCACTGTGTCTAATCTATAATACTATATGCAACTGCAGAGGAAAGATGACGACCTTTCAATGATCTATCCTTGTCTATTGTCTAAAAACTTGTCATATACAACTATATCCTCATGATGGACATCATCCAGCATGAACACGCAGGATTGGCACATTCTACTTCTGAGATACTGTGCTAATGGGATGACCCTGGTCCTTCCTGTGATCTTtcccttttgtttttccttcctgtaCATTACATGAATTGACAAGTCACTGCCTCTCAAAAGATCAACACGCTCCTCTTCTGCTGCTTTCATCTTTCCATCATGTTATTGGCTATATGTTAAgttctccatacacattagactaggtTCGCCCAACTGTTTAATGTGTATGGAAGTGCCGGCCAACTCACCTGAAGAAATGTTGATTGGGCAGGTCCGATTTTGGACTGCCCATCGCATTATTCACTCAGATAAAAGCTGCTAGCTttgtcatagagaacacaggagcacttggctgagtgagcgctcctgtgtatgggaatgTAGGCTGAGATGGCTGCCGGATGAACGATCAGCCAAAGCCTCATTCGGCtggcagccatctaatgtgtatggcctgcTTTATACTATCCCTGCCCATGCTATGATGTAGTCCAATTCTCATCAAAATATTAGTCTTTGGCCAAAAGTCACAATCTCTCACATAAGCAATACCCCCTCTTCCTGCTGAAGTGATCAATTCCATTATATATTTAAATATGGTTTTTATCCTTGTCTGCTTCAAGCCTTGTCTTGGTAACACTTGCATAAGCTGCCAGACCTTTCCTATGATTTGATGAGAACTGAAGAACATCTTTTATCTAAACTGATGACAATCCTGACAATTAAGTCCACCTCTGTCTCCAAACAATATATTTGCTTGTTGGATCACTGTCTGGCACAAGATCAACATACTTTCTTCCTACTGTTGTCGTCATTCCCATGATCTGATTGGGTATGGAAGAATATCCTGCATCCTATCGATGATCACCCTTATGTGAAAATCTGTCATTATCTGGTCCGGTCACTACCTT
The Ranitomeya imitator isolate aRanImi1 chromosome 3, aRanImi1.pri, whole genome shotgun sequence genome window above contains:
- the SYTL2 gene encoding synaptotagmin-like protein 2 isoform X1; protein product: MKLIPQTGISESNEDQKSIAPDQPSPQKIITYTDKIEDNSEPKVDENEASKKSIPKMTGIFDSGEDLKTINHDQPSPQKIITYTDKMEDDVSQNIKSNPLMAGTSESKEDLNTVDPDQPGVQNMLHSSPIENETITPKKLPLTEVLEFGTAGSGCGKVQSSLINEVSQNYPEPPEGEVLDKDGDLDKNMTTFVTLEHEACPDEASPTQQSPLTEVLEFGTAGSGCGKIQSSLIDEVSQNYPELPEGEVLDKDGDLDKNMTTFVTLEHEACPDEASPTQQSPLTEVLEFGTAGSGCGKVQSSLINEVSQNYPEPPEGEVLDKDGDLDKNMTTFVTLEHEACPDEASPTPQSPLTEVLEFGTSGSGCGKIQSSSINDDPSQTYPQFLMDGEIEKDKESLENEKEHSVLKEKIASLDVEDTGELLVDERKDQNEVLISALEKSEHPSSKKSDEDKSVMQQRRVGDIKLLWEGVGASPDAAKQPVLSNTKHTFSPVDLLVTPKSSSLDVKDQNVTSLVTFKKVIVEDEEDPMYPVNQLKSFWENEKNKNTMKDKPDRESMINEGRSDDKGATSEDPRSKFKKWHTIHNFFNEDKSIDLIRKIPGRSISLGDSANESLKDHIKPASFQNLKHFWTTSSKLDNKKNNQALPENTKNQFGSNPDIRSKESFVSRAKGRLAAKSLQDIREDPSSVNQYYMYNAEPFTRKFIKGNGQNEYTQNAVNGIKTEKNSSSVIGGNYKLGKPISSINVIAQESSLPSNHSKTDTIPDNCESKQDPGIAEEKQKALTDIEKSVAPKKSEISLKLKTLQHEEQSTNFNMPDKGPQATIFENYPKDNTVYRDEENGEINEKGRKMFLVKQNGFDSCSPAFSNVSGSPRQNEENLSEKEPIGNEQISDSSEVVNEHIEKTAIPLNRDLCDFDKKLQNLYNESLNLDDSQTGYLTEPKYMYINEPDENFSKVLAISSDKNIQSYGGEKSHQPIIVNISSTKTEIGNEALSKSEPDSPTETSLIKSSPSAEIPMELGHLKQKVDVSPSEATNTTSEEPTSELMGSLARDPEVEEFSSEPNYSKVTASQPEKINKKEITEIIEMPVILHRTHSNYFDEKLKQLYEESQNSESNLKETTDCDAVAKNNENVGEPNKDNVYLYSTEPKKTFLESSNRILKSSQTVLSDRETLTDESAPSRSQALDILVPTVNETIEKTIAPTRISAVKGFEEHKKEVLNEEEGGLVGNVTSDHVAINKSPSKLSDLALEKYSVSEGFPREKDTAQEATEAPRYEEHQEVPSETSITFMSDRQSTPVKDKNGSLRRSTLELYLETPYRREISKSIDVDFSGYVPSEVNKCMDESHPILNALKRSAAKTLNSKAVQEVSPTSTNEDKLENPKEDTLAPLENSFPENAEKFKRMSQSVPTFLQDDTDGRETDSASESSFQIGRHKKSPSSLTNLSGSSGMASMSSVSGSVMSVYSGDFGNVDIKGNIEYSIEYVEQLKEFLIYIYQCKDLAAADVKKQRSDPYVKAYLLPEKAKMGKRKTAVKKKTLNPVYNEILRYKIPKESLQAQTLNLSVWHRDVLGRNSFLGEVNQDLANWEWENKQKNWYPLEPRTLASSIGLENRGEMKLSLQYIPVSPSEVGKKPNTTGEVHIWIRECIQLPMLRENKINSFVKCTILPDTSRKSRQKTRTVDKTPNPIFNHTMVYDGFKEDDLREACVELTVWDHNKLTNHFLGGIRIGQGTGKSYGTPVDWMDSSPEESTMWQKMIASPNTWIDGMLPLRMFKMAKLAK
- the SYTL2 gene encoding synaptotagmin-like protein 2 isoform X2, whose product is MKLIPQTGISESNEDQKSIAPDQPSPQKIITYTDKIEDNSEPKVDENEASKKSIPKMTGIFDSGEDLKTINHDQPSPQKIITYTDKMEDDVSQNIKSNPLMAGTSESKEDLNTVDPDQPGVQNMLHSSPIENETITPKKLPLTEVLEFGTAGSGCGKVQSSLINEVSQNYPEPPEGEVLDKDGDLDKNMTTFVTLEHEACPDEASPTQQSPLTEVLEFGTAGSGCGKIQSSLIDEVSQNYPELPEGEVLDKDGDLDKNMTTFVTLEHEACPDEASPTQQSPLTEVLEFGTAGSGCGKVQSSLINEVSQNYPEPPEGEVLDKDGDLDKNMTTFVTLEHEACPDEASPTPQSPLTEVLEFGTSGSGCGKIQSSSINDDPSQTYPQFLMDGEIEKDKESLENEKEHSVLKEKIASLDVEDTGELLVDERKDQNEVLISALEKSEHPSSKKSDEDKSVMQQRRVGDIKLLWEGVGASPDAAKQPVLSNTKHTFSPVDLLVTPKSSSLDVKDQNVTSLVTFKKVIVEDEEDPMYPVNQLKSFWENEKNKNTMKDKPDRESMINEGRSDDKGATSEDPRSKFKKWHTIHNFFNEDKSIDLIRKIPGRSISLGDSANESLKDHIKPASFQNLKHFWTTSSKLDNKKNNQALPENTKNQFGSNPDIRSKESFVSRAKGRLAAKSLQDIREDPSSVNQYYMYNAEPFTRKFIKGNGQNEYTQNAVNGIKTEKNSSSVIGGNYKLGKPISSINVIAQESSLPSNHSKTDTIPDNCESKQDPGIAEEKQKALTDIEKSVAPKKSEISLKLKTLQHEEQSTNFNMPDKGPQATIFENYPKDNTVYRDEENGEINEKGRKMFLVKQNGFDSCSPAFSNVSGSPRQNEENLSEKEPIGNEQISDSSEVVNEHIEKTAIPLNRDLCDFDKKLQNLYNESLNLDDSQTGYLTEPKYMYINEPDENFSKVLAISSDKNIQSYGGEKSHQPIIVNISSTKTEIGNEALSKSEPDSPTETSLIKSSPSAEIPMELGHLKQKVDVSPSEATNTTSEEPTSELMGSLARDPEVEEFSSEPNYSKVTASQPEKINKKEITEIIEMPVILHRTHSNYFDEKLKQLYEESQNSESNLKETTDCDAVAKNNENVGEPNKDNVYLYSTEPKKTFLESSNRILKSSQTVLSDRETLTDESAPSRSQALDILVPTVNETIEKTIAPTRISAVKGFEEHKKEVLNEEEGGLVGNVTSDHVAINKSPSKLSDLALEKYSVSEGFPREKDTAQEATEAPRYEEHQEVPSETSITFMSDRQSTPVKDKNGSLRRSTLELYLETPYRREISKSIDVDFSGYVPSEVNKCMDESHPILNALKRSAAKTLNSKAVQEVSPTSTNEDKLENPKEDTLENSFPENAEKFKRMSQSVPTFLQDDTDGRETDSASESSFQIGRHKKSPSSLTNLSGSSGMASMSSVSGSVMSVYSGDFGNVDIKGNIEYSIEYVEQLKEFLIYIYQCKDLAAADVKKQRSDPYVKAYLLPEKAKMGKRKTAVKKKTLNPVYNEILRYKIPKESLQAQTLNLSVWHRDVLGRNSFLGEVNQDLANWEWENKQKNWYPLEPRTLASSIGLENRGEMKLSLQYIPVSPSEVGKKPNTTGEVHIWIRECIQLPMLRENKINSFVKCTILPDTSRKSRQKTRTVDKTPNPIFNHTMVYDGFKEDDLREACVELTVWDHNKLTNHFLGGIRIGQGTGKSYGTPVDWMDSSPEESTMWQKMIASPNTWIDGMLPLRMFKMAKLAK
- the SYTL2 gene encoding synaptotagmin-like protein 2 isoform X6; translated protein: MKLIPQTGISESNEDQKSIAPDQPSPQKIITYTDKIEDNSEPKVDENEASKKSIPKMTGIFDSGEDLKTINHDQPSPQKIITYTDKMEDDVSQNIKSNPLMAGTSESKEDLNTVDPDQPGVQNMLHSSPIENETITPKKLPLTEVLEFGTAGSGCGKVQSSLINEVSQNYPEPPEGEVLDKDGDLDKNMTTFVTLEHEACPDEASPTQQSPLTEVLEFGTAGSGCGKIQSSLIDEVSQNYPELPEGEVLDKDGDLDKNMTTFVTLEHEACPDEASPTQQSPLTEVLEFGTAGSGCGKVQSSLINEVSQNYPEPPEGEVLDKDGDLDKNMTTFVTLEHEACPDEASPTPQSPLTEVLEFGTSGSGCGKIQSSSINDDPSQTYPQFLMDGEIEKDKESLENEKEHSVLKEKIASLDVEDTGELLVDERKDQNEVLISALEKSEHPSSKKSDEDKSVMQQRRVGDIKLLWEGVGASPDAAKQPVLSNTKHTFSPVDLLVTPKSSSLDVKDQNVTSLVTFKKVIVEDEEDPMYPVNQLKSFWENEKNKNTMKDKPDRESMINEGRSDDKGATSEDPRSKFKKWHTIHNFFNEDKSIDLIRKIPGRSISLGDSANESLKDHIKPASFQNLKHFWTTSSKLDNKKNNQALPENTKNQFGSNPDIRSKESFVSRAKGRLAAKSLQDIREDPSSVNQYYMYNAEPFTRKFIKGNGQNEYTQNAVNGIKTEKNSSSVIGGNYKLGKPISSINVIAQESSLPSNHSKTDTIPDNCESKQDPGIAEEKQKALTDIEKSVAPKKSEISLKLKTLQHEEQSTNFNMPDKGPQATIFENYPKDNTVYRDEENGEINEKGRKMFLVKQNGFDSCSPAFSNVSGSPRQNEENLSEKEPIGNEQISDSSEVVNEHIEKTAIPLNRDLCDFDKKLQNLYNESLNLDDSQTGYLTEPKYMYINEPDENFSKVLAISSDKNIQSYGGEKSHQPIIVNISSTKTEIGNEALSKSEPDSPTETSLIKSSPSAEIPMELGHLKQKVDVSPSEATNTTSEEPTSELMGSLARDPEVEEFSSEPNYSKVTASQPEKINKKEITEIIEMPVILHRTHSNYFDEKLKQLYEESQNSESNLKETTDCDAVAKNNENVGEPNKDNVYLYSTEPKKTFLESSNRILKSSQTVLSDRETLTDESAPSRSQALDILVPTVNETIEKTIAPTRISAVKGFEEHKKEVLNEEEGGLVGNVTSDHVAINKSPSKLSDLALEKYSVSEGFPREKDTAQEATEAPRYEEHQEVPSETSITFMSDRQSTPVKDKNGSLRRSTLELYLETPYRREISKSIDVDFSGYVPSEVNKCMDESHPILNALKRSAAKTLNSKAVQEVSPTSTNEDKLENPKEDTLENSFPENAEKFKRMSQSVPTFLQDDVSGSVMSVYSGDFGNVDIKGNIEYSIEYVEQLKEFLIYIYQCKDLAAADVKKQRSDPYVKAYLLPEKAKMGKRKTAVKKKTLNPVYNEILRYKIPKESLQAQTLNLSVWHRDVLGRNSFLGEVNQDLANWEWENKQKNWYPLEPRTLASSIGLENRGEMKLSLQYIPVSPSEVGKKPNTTGEVHIWIRECIQLPMLRENKINSFVKCTILPDTSRKSRQKTRTVDKTPNPIFNHTMVYDGFKEDDLREACVELTVWDHNKLTNHFLGGIRIGQGTGKSYGTPVDWMDSSPEESTMWQKMIASPNTWIDGMLPLRMFKMAKLAK
- the SYTL2 gene encoding synaptotagmin-like protein 2 isoform X5, yielding MKLIPQTGISESNEDQKSIAPDQPSPQKIITYTDKIEDNSEPKVDENEASKKSIPKMTGIFDSGEDLKTINHDQPSPQKIITYTDKMEDDVSQNIKSNPLMAGTSESKEDLNTVDPDQPGVQNMLHSSPIENETITPKKLPLTEVLEFGTAGSGCGKVQSSLINEVSQNYPEPPEGEVLDKDGDLDKNMTTFVTLEHEACPDEASPTQQSPLTEVLEFGTAGSGCGKIQSSLIDEVSQNYPELPEGEVLDKDGDLDKNMTTFVTLEHEACPDEASPTQQSPLTEVLEFGTAGSGCGKVQSSLINEVSQNYPEPPEGEVLDKDGDLDKNMTTFVTLEHEACPDEASPTPQSPLTEVLEFGTSGSGCGKIQSSSINDDPSQTYPQFLMDGEIEKDKESLENEKEHSVLKEKIASLDVEDTGELLVDERKDQNEVLISALEKSEHPSSKKSDEDKSVMQQRRVGDIKLLWEGVGASPDAAKQPVLSNTKHTFSPVDLLVTPKSSSLDVKDQNVTSLVTFKKVIVEDEEDPMYPVNQLKSFWENEKNKNTMKDKPDRESMINEGRSDDKGATSEDPRSKFKKWHTIHNFFNEDKSIDLIRKIPGRSISLGDSANESLKDHIKPASFQNLKHFWTTSSKLDNKKNNQALPENTKNQFGSNPDIRSKESFVSRAKGRLAAKSLQDIREDPSSVNQYYMYNAEPFTRKFIKGNGQNEYTQNAVNGIKTEKNSSSVIGGNYKLGKPISSINVIAQESSLPSNHSKTDTIPDNCESKQDPGIAEEKQKALTDIEKSVAPKKSEISLKLKTLQHEEQSTNFNMPDKGPQATIFENYPKDNTVYRDEENGEINEKGRKMFLVKQNGFDSCSPAFSNVSGSPRQNEENLSEKEPIGNEQISDSSEVVNEHIEKTAIPLNRDLCDFDKKLQNLYNESLNLDDSQTGYLTEPKYMYINEPDENFSKVLAISSDKNIQSYGGEKSHQPIIVNISSTKTEIGNEALSKSEPDSPTETSLIKSSPSAEIPMELGHLKQKVDVSPSEATNTTSEEPTSELMGSLARDPEVEEFSSEPNYSKVTASQPEKINKKEITEIIEMPVILHRTHSNYFDEKLKQLYEESQNSESNLKETTDCDAVAKNNENVGEPNKDNVYLYSTEPKKTFLESSNRILKSSQTVLSDRETLTDESAPSRSQALDILVPTVNETIEKTIAPTRISAVKGFEEHKKEVLNEEEGGLVGNVTSDHVAINKSPSKLSDLALEKYSVSEGFPREKDTAQEATEAPRYEEHQEVPSETSITFMSDRQSTPVKDKNGSLRRSTLELYLETPYRREISKSIDVDFSGYVPSEVNKCMDESHPILNALKRSAAKTLNSKAVQEVSPTSTNEDKLENPKEDTLAPLENSFPENAEKFKRMSQSVPTFLQDDVSGSVMSVYSGDFGNVDIKGNIEYSIEYVEQLKEFLIYIYQCKDLAAADVKKQRSDPYVKAYLLPEKAKMGKRKTAVKKKTLNPVYNEILRYKIPKESLQAQTLNLSVWHRDVLGRNSFLGEVNQDLANWEWENKQKNWYPLEPRTLASSIGLENRGEMKLSLQYIPVSPSEVGKKPNTTGEVHIWIRECIQLPMLRENKINSFVKCTILPDTSRKSRQKTRTVDKTPNPIFNHTMVYDGFKEDDLREACVELTVWDHNKLTNHFLGGIRIGQGTGKSYGTPVDWMDSSPEESTMWQKMIASPNTWIDGMLPLRMFKMAKLAK